From the Caldisericota bacterium genome, the window ATTCTCTTGATGGGGCAACGGGTCAGCTTGGAGGCGAAATGGCAGCTCTTTTGGATATTCCTTTTGTTTCTCAGGCAAGCTCTGTAAAGATGGATAAATCACTGGAAATAGAACGATTGAGAGAAGAATCAATAGAGAGATACACACTGAAATTGCCCGCACTCGTTTCTGTAAGGAGAGGGATTAATAATGGCATAACAGTAAATCTTTTTAGTCTTATGGACGAGAGAAAAAAAAGCGTTGAAATATATACGAACAAAGAGTTGAAACTCCCGGAAAAAAGAATTGGCAAATCAGGGTCAAAGACAGAAGTAGTGAATGTTGTTCAGGTTGAGCTTCCATCTAACACTGAATTGATAAAAGAGAACGGAGCTAAACATCTTGCGGATTTTCTTGAGAAAGCAGGTGTCGTATGAAATTTCTTATTGTAGTGAACAAGCATAATGGTATTATTGAAAAGGTAAGCCAACTAGGCGGGGAGATTTTTGTTGCTAGTTTTGACAAAAAAAGCAGTGCCAACTTTGTGCCATCTGACGAAATAACAAATGTAATTGAAGGATGCAGTTTTTTAATGAAAGTGTGTGAAGAACTTACTCCTGATGTCATCTTTTTTTCGTCCGACCTTATATTGAGAGAAACTGCGTCTTATTTTTCTGGCAGGAAAGGGCTTGGACTTATTGCTCATAGTAAGAAATTGAAAATGGATGGCGACAGGTTGATAGGCACAGTTCCCGGAGGGAATAATCTTTTTGCAGAGGTACTATCTGTTTCTTGCCCCGTGCTTCTTATTTTGAAAGATGACAAAGTGGCGGAGATGCCCCCTATAAAACCTAAATATGTTTCATTTGCGACAAGCGATTTGATCCAATGTAACTCTGTTAAAAAAACATCTGCAAATCCTATTAAAACAGCACGTATTGTCGTAGGAGTAGGAAGAGGAGTAAAGCCTTCTCTTATGCCAGAGGTAGAGAAATTTACAAAAAGTATTAATGGAGAAATTGGCTGCACAAGGCCTTTAGCGGATATAGGGATGTTTTCCGAGGAAAGAATGATAGGAGAGACAGGTATATCTATTTCACCCGATATCTATATTGCATTGGGTATCTCAGGTGCATTACAGCATTTGAGCGGAGTTAATGGTAGACATATTATTGCTGTGAACAGCGATCCTAATGCTCCAATTTTTTCAAAGAGCGAAATTTCGATTAATCAGCCTGTTGAAGTTGTTTTAAAGGATTTTAAGAAATGCCTAAAAAGTTTTTCACTGTAAGCAAAAGGACTGATGTAATACAGAAGATACCTTCTCTCATTACTCTTTCCCCTTCTTTTGAGGAGATGGATATTTTATCTGCTGTTAACAGGGTTGCTAGCAGGGATGTTTTTGCGTCATTTAGTGTTCCATCTTTTAAAAAATCTCTTGTTGATGGTTTTGCTGTGCATTGTGAAGACATCAGGGGTGCATCAAACGGTAATCCTATTCCGCTTAAATTAGTTGGCGAGACGCATATCGGAGATTTTCCTTCTATTTGTTTAGCTGATGATGAAGCAGTTTTTACGCCGACAGGTGGTGTAGTCGTTGAGGGATCTGATGCTGTTGTTATGTTTGAATATACTGAAATGCGCGGCAATGAAATCTTTGTTACGAAAGAGGTTTCAAGAGGGGAAAATGTTTTACCTGTCGGCGATGACATCAAAAAGAACAGCATCATACTCGAAAAAGGAGATTTTATTACACCTGAAAAGATTGCCGGAATAAGAAGTTTTGGAATAAAAAAAGTTTTTGTTTTTAAACCCGTGAAGGTAGGTATTTTTGCTACGGGAAATGAACTTTGCGACGAAGGAGAGCTTGGAAAAGGTAAAGTATACGATAGCAATAGCTATGCTCTTGCTGCAGAGGTTATTAAAGACGGGTTCATTGTCAACAGATACGAAATTGTGAAGGATGATAAGAAAAAGATTATCTCCGCTTTAAAAACTGCGCTTAATGAAAATGATGTTGTCCTTATGAGTGGAGGCACAAGTAAGGGTAACTTTGATTTTACTGTGGAGGCAATCAACTCGTTAGGTAAACTTGGTGTTGTTATCCATGGGATGCATCTTTCGCCGGGGAAACCAACTGTATTTGGAGTGATCGATGGTAAGCTTATTATGGGACTTTCAGGCAATCCACTTGCATCTTTCCTCGTGTACCGAAGCGTTGTGCGAAATATTATATTCCAAAAGATGGGCATTAAATTAAAAAGA encodes:
- a CDS encoding electron transfer flavoprotein subunit beta/FixA family protein, giving the protein MKIVVTVKVVPEEIKIDKETGRVVRENVASIFNPLDLLAAEGGIKLKEEVGGELIAVSMAPLKESELLSTLFKYGFDRVILLTDKAFAGSDTIATAFVLGSAIKKLIPDYDLILQGDYSLDGATGQLGGEMAALLDIPFVSQASSVKMDKSLEIERLREESIERYTLKLPALVSVRRGINNGITVNLFSLMDERKKSVEIYTNKELKLPEKRIGKSGSKTEVVNVVQVELPSNTELIKENGAKHLADFLEKAGVV
- a CDS encoding electron transfer flavoprotein subunit alpha/FixB family protein, giving the protein MKFLIVVNKHNGIIEKVSQLGGEIFVASFDKKSSANFVPSDEITNVIEGCSFLMKVCEELTPDVIFFSSDLILRETASYFSGRKGLGLIAHSKKLKMDGDRLIGTVPGGNNLFAEVLSVSCPVLLILKDDKVAEMPPIKPKYVSFATSDLIQCNSVKKTSANPIKTARIVVGVGRGVKPSLMPEVEKFTKSINGEIGCTRPLADIGMFSEERMIGETGISISPDIYIALGISGALQHLSGVNGRHIIAVNSDPNAPIFSKSEISINQPVEVVLKDFKKCLKSFSL
- a CDS encoding molybdopterin molybdotransferase MoeA, producing MPKKFFTVSKRTDVIQKIPSLITLSPSFEEMDILSAVNRVASRDVFASFSVPSFKKSLVDGFAVHCEDIRGASNGNPIPLKLVGETHIGDFPSICLADDEAVFTPTGGVVVEGSDAVVMFEYTEMRGNEIFVTKEVSRGENVLPVGDDIKKNSIILEKGDFITPEKIAGIRSFGIKKVFVFKPVKVGIFATGNELCDEGELGKGKVYDSNSYALAAEVIKDGFIVNRYEIVKDDKKKIISALKTALNENDVVLMSGGTSKGNFDFTVEAINSLGKLGVVIHGMHLSPGKPTVFGVIDGKLIMGLSGNPLASFLVYRSVVRNIIFQKMGIKLKRKIVFAEITENIPSRKGREEFIIGKFSLDNGGNFVTPIFSESAFVSPLLFGDGIITIPLMSEGLKKGEKVMFELW